In the Candidatus Komeilibacteria bacterium CG_4_10_14_0_2_um_filter_37_10 genome, one interval contains:
- the rseP gene encoding RIP metalloprotease RseP — protein MLSTIIVFIIILGLLVLVHELGHFWAARKFKVFVEEFGFGFPPKLFSWPGKKTTYSLNWIPIGGFVKIKGEGGENKDDDDSFSHQPAYRRFIILVAGVTMNVFLAFVLLSIGFLIGLPSVVDQSISNATISNEKIQIIQIEKNSVAEKIDLKMNDQIVAIDNLPVQSVEQVVNQIKNDPDRIITLQIKREGQDLVKEADLNSGEKSILGVYLVKSGTVKFPWWQAIWQGFKATFYTLGQIIIALFLLVKGLIVGQGPSLELAGPIGVAVLTGEMKRMGFVYLLQFMAFLSLNLAIVNLLPLPALDGGRILFLIIEKIRGKPNNETLERVMHNVGFFALLFVMFLVTYKDLTKYGERIINVFKNILN, from the coding sequence ATGTTATCCACAATTATTGTATTTATAATCATATTAGGATTGCTTGTCTTAGTGCACGAACTAGGACACTTTTGGGCCGCGCGAAAATTTAAAGTCTTCGTGGAAGAATTTGGTTTTGGTTTTCCCCCTAAGTTATTTTCTTGGCCCGGTAAGAAAACAACTTATTCCTTAAATTGGATACCGATTGGAGGTTTTGTGAAAATTAAAGGGGAGGGTGGTGAAAATAAAGATGATGATGACAGCTTTAGTCATCAGCCAGCTTACCGTCGTTTTATCATTTTAGTTGCTGGTGTTACCATGAATGTGTTTTTAGCCTTTGTTTTATTAAGTATTGGTTTCTTAATTGGTTTACCAAGTGTTGTTGATCAATCAATAAGTAATGCCACGATTAGTAATGAAAAAATCCAAATCATTCAAATTGAAAAAAATAGTGTCGCGGAAAAGATTGATTTAAAAATGAATGATCAGATAGTGGCGATCGATAATCTGCCAGTTCAATCAGTGGAACAGGTTGTCAATCAAATAAAAAATGATCCCGATCGGATTATTACTTTGCAAATTAAAAGAGAGGGTCAAGATTTGGTGAAAGAAGCAGATTTAAATTCGGGTGAAAAATCCATTCTCGGCGTCTATTTGGTAAAATCTGGTACCGTTAAATTTCCGTGGTGGCAAGCTATTTGGCAAGGATTTAAAGCGACGTTTTATACTTTAGGTCAGATAATAATCGCTTTATTTCTTTTAGTTAAAGGATTGATTGTTGGCCAGGGACCATCTTTGGAATTAGCTGGTCCTATTGGCGTCGCCGTCTTGACGGGTGAAATGAAGCGCATGGGTTTTGTTTATTTATTACAGTTTATGGCTTTTCTCTCATTAAATTTAGCTATTGTAAATTTATTACCACTACCAGCACTTGATGGGGGACGTATTTTATTTCTCATCATTGAAAAAATCAGAGGCAAGCCTAATAATGAAACTTTAGAACGCGTGATGCATAATGTTGGCTTCTTTGCCTTGCTTTTTGTGATGTTTTTAGTAACATACAAAGACTTAACAAAATATGGCGAAAGAATCATTAATGTGTTTAAGAATATTTTAAATTAA
- a CDS encoding ribosome recycling factor has translation MNKEYLNDFLVGAQKISDFYQQELKNIKTGRITPSLVENVTVSCYGAMMELLQLATISAPEPNLLLIKPWDQNNTKEINKALQNNDFHATVMVEGDTVRLKFAPLTEEARLELVKRVKEKMETAKIKLRSLRDKVREDNIALKEEGQISEDDKFRRLAEIDEKTKECQEKLKELAEYKEKEIMTL, from the coding sequence ATGAATAAAGAATATTTAAATGATTTCCTTGTTGGGGCGCAGAAAATAAGTGATTTTTATCAACAAGAATTAAAAAATATTAAGACTGGTCGCATTACACCATCTTTAGTGGAGAATGTTACAGTCTCTTGCTATGGCGCTATGATGGAACTACTACAACTGGCTACCATTTCTGCACCAGAGCCAAATTTATTGTTGATTAAACCCTGGGATCAAAATAATACTAAAGAGATTAACAAGGCTCTACAAAATAATGATTTCCACGCCACTGTGATGGTAGAAGGTGATACAGTGAGATTAAAATTTGCACCACTGACCGAAGAAGCGCGATTGGAATTGGTTAAAAGGGTGAAGGAAAAAATGGAAACGGCAAAAATAAAACTCCGTAGTTTACGAGATAAGGTACGAGAAGATAATATAGCTCTAAAAGAAGAGGGGCAAATATCAGAAGATGACAAATTCCGACGCTTGGCAGAGATTGATGAAAAAACCAAAGAATGTCAGGAGAAGTTAAAAGAATTGGCTGAGTATAAAGAAAAAGAGATAATGACTTTATAG